CCGGGTCACACCGCCTCTTCCGGTTCGCGCGCCTGCGCCTGGCGGATGAGCGTCAGCGCGCCGGCCACGGCATTCTCCTTGGGCGGCACCAGCCGGCCGCGCCAGGCCGGGCGCATGCGCGGCGCCAGGCGCTCGGCAATGCTGCCGCTGGCGGCCAGCGGCAGGCGGCCACGCGGGTCGACCGCCAGCGCGAGGTCTTCGATGGCCTCGACGGCGCGCTGCAGCAACATGGCGGCATGCGGATCCTGCGCTTCGGTGTCGAACACGGCGCGAGCCAACTGGGCGAATTCGAACTGCCCGGCGGCAGCGCACCAGGCTTGCAGCGCCTGGCGTTCGTCGCCGCAATGCATCCACACCCGGCGCGCCAGCGGCGACGGGTTGGCGCGGCCGTCCATGGCGGCCTGCCCGTGCCGCACGGCCTGCAAGCCGAGCCAGGCGCCGCTGCCTTCGTCACCCACCGGAAAACCCCATCCGCCGACTGTAGCGCGGCTGCCGTCCGCGTGGAGCGCC
The sequence above is a segment of the Ramlibacter agri genome. Coding sequences within it:
- a CDS encoding BadF/BadG/BcrA/BcrD ATPase family protein translates to MVDYLIGVDGGGSGTRALVQSSAGPFVGSGEAGPSALGQGIAKAWRNIELAIRSAFDQGSLALPPWNRCALAAGLSGVTHAPLRDAFLAADPGFARLDAETDSFTMLIGAHGGKPGVILIAGTGSIAEALHADGSRATVGGWGFPVGDEGSGAWLGLQAVRHGQAAMDGRANPSPLARRVWMHCGDERQALQAWCAAAGQFEFAQLARAVFDTEAQDPHAAMLLQRAVEAIEDLALAVDPRGRLPLAASGSIAERLAPRMRPAWRGRLVPPKENAVAGALTLIRQAQAREPEEAV